The genome window GGCTTCGACGACCTCGCGCACGATGCGATCCTTCTGCCGCTGTTCGATCAGCTCCTCGGTCCGCAGGCGCGCACGGGCAGCGTTGATGGGAGCAGGATCGAGCAGGCCGCCGGGGCCGATGCGCCAGTTGATGCCGGCAGCGTAGTCCTGCGAAGCGCCTCCATGGTCCGGCCGGCCGTCCGGGCTGCCGCCGATTCCGCCGACCGATGCGAGCGCACCGATGCTCGGAATCAGCGGACCATACACGGCCGCGTCCTTCGCCTCGCGCGCGGCAGCCACCGCAGCCGCCGCCTGCTGCAGCTCCGGTCTCGACGCCACCGCGCGGGCGACAAGCGATTCGAGCGGCTGGTCCGCATCGACGAGCGTAAGCGTCGCGAGATCGCCGTCGCGCGGATGGAGGTCGACGCTGGCGTCGAGGTGAAGCAGATCCGAAAGGCGCGCGGCGGCGACGCGACGCTGGTCTTCGGCTTCGAGCACGGCGATCCGGCTTTGCTCGGTCAGCACCCGGACCCGCAGCTCATCTCCACGAAAGGCTACCCCGACGCCCACCGCGCGATGGAGCTCGTCCTGATAGGTCCGCGAGATGCGCTCGGCCTCTTCGCGCACTCGGAGGCTGACCGCGGCCGCGAGAAGATCAAGATACGCGTTCGCCGCCGACAGTATCGTGTCGTTGCGCTCTGTGTCGATGCTCGATGCCGCCGCGCGGACCAGCTGGTGCGCCGACAGTGCTGAAAAATACGTCGCGCCGACGTCGAGCTGCAGGTGGACACCGGCGCCGCCCGAATAGGACTGCTTGTCGACGTCGATGACTTCGCCTTCGACGTTCTGGATCCTGCCCGAATGACGATTGTAGGCTGCTCCCGCCGCCAGCCACGGAAAGAAGCGAGCGCGTGCACTGTGCTGGGCAGCTTCGGCAAGCCGCAGCCTTTCGCGCGCGATCTGGATCTCGAGATTGCGCGCGCCGGCAAGCTGGAGCGCCGTCGGCAGATCGATCGTCTGGGCAACGGCAGGCGCGTCTTCGGCACTCACGGTTTCGACAACCGCAAGTGAAGCGAACGCGAACACCAAAGCCGCTGCGCTCACGATTGCGATCCTGACTCTCGCCGATGTCATTGCGACTCCGCACGCTTGACCGGCTGGCCGTCGGCAAGGATCTGCTTGCCCACGAGAATGACCGGCTGGGCCTCGTCGATACCGTCGGCGATCTCGACCGTTTCGTGGTTCTCGAACCCGACGTGGACAGTCTTCTTTCTCGCGCGGGACTCGCCGTCCACGACAAAGACGCTTCTGCCGGTTTTTTCGGTGACGACCGCCGCCGCCGGCACAAGGAGCGCATTGCGGTGCAATTCAACGCCGATGCGCGCGGTCGCATACATCCCGGGGCGAAGCTTGCGTTCGGGATTGTCGACGTCGACCTCGGCGAGCATCGTTCGTGTCGCCTCGTCCAGACCATATGCGATCCGGCTGACGCTCGCGTGGAACGTGCTGCCGGGGAACTCATCGAACGTGATGTCGACGGGCTGGCCGTTGCGCACCGACGGCACGTCGGCTTCGGGCACGGCCACCTTCACGCGTACCTTTCGAAAATCGGCGAGGGTTACGATCGCTGCGTTGCCCGCCGTGCTGCCGGTGGTTGCGGCCGGCACGAATGCTCCCGCGTCCACGAAGCGTGCGGTGACGACACCGGCGAATGGGGCGGTGATTTTCGAGAAACCGAGCAGAGCTTGCTGACGTGCAAGCGCAGCTTCGGCAGAAGAGAGCCGCGCCGCCGCGTCGTCGGCCGATTGAGGCGTGACGAGATCGGGCGCCTTGCCCCGCGCATCCTTCAGCCTTGACGAAAGAAGACTCGCGACACCGACCTCGGCCCGGGCTTTGGCGATGTCGGCAACGACTTCGGGCACCTCGATCTCGGCGATCAGGCTTCCGGCCG of Candidatus Limnocylindrales bacterium contains these proteins:
- a CDS encoding TolC family protein, whose amino-acid sequence is MSAAALVFAFASLAVVETVSAEDAPAVAQTIDLPTALQLAGARNLEIQIARERLRLAEAAQHSARARFFPWLAAGAAYNRHSGRIQNVEGEVIDVDKQSYSGGAGVHLQLDVGATYFSALSAHQLVRAAASSIDTERNDTILSAANAYLDLLAAAVSLRVREEAERISRTYQDELHRAVGVGVAFRGDELRVRVLTEQSRIAVLEAEDQRRVAAARLSDLLHLDASVDLHPRDGDLATLTLVDADQPLESLVARAVASRPELQQAAAAVAAAREAKDAAVYGPLIPSIGALASVGGIGGSPDGRPDHGGASQDYAAGINWRIGPGGLLDPAPINAARARLRTEELIEQRQKDRIVREVVEAQSRVRSLAGQLEASRRLLSDSEEGFRLSRERKDFQVGMVLETVQAEEDLVRARENGLRTIVEWNKAQYALDHAIGGPGPR
- a CDS encoding efflux RND transporter periplasmic adaptor subunit — translated: MIRSLVHCVLAVSAAAATFGCGPAPTTTAPAAAPAAVQEAMPRRGEILRNLSLPATVAAWQQVTLYAKVAGYLQTIAVDKGDDVAAGSLIAEIEVPEVVADIAKARAEVGVASLLSSRLKDARGKAPDLVTPQSADDAAARLSSAEAALARQQALLGFSKITAPFAGVVTARFVDAGAFVPAATTGSTAGNAAIVTLADFRKVRVKVAVPEADVPSVRNGQPVDITFDEFPGSTFHASVSRIAYGLDEATRTMLAEVDVDNPERKLRPGMYATARIGVELHRNALLVPAAAVVTEKTGRSVFVVDGESRARKKTVHVGFENHETVEIADGIDEAQPVILVGKQILADGQPVKRAESQ